The Porites lutea chromosome 7, jaPorLute2.1, whole genome shotgun sequence genome includes the window tcgaggaataattgtgaATTATACCATGCTCTTCAAATATGgcaactgtacgcgtctgcttaGCCTGTTCAccgaccctctattttctcttcaaagtccgccagcgcaagggggtagtggtgggagaagaagaaaatagacgtgaacaagagaggataaaggggacagagaaggcatccaccatacacaccctattccataagTAATTCGtctctcaagggggattagacaacagccgatcacatagcgcgaatgagttccgcgtggatgacccacgctcagagccacgcgtccttcacgaattgacgcagaacaaaatggcggaagacgcggaaagcgatattgctattcgttttgtcgacgaaaaagactacagagagatttctgcaagggctgtgtcagcgaaacgaaaatcaaaaaagaatcgcccttcgtctcttgtatagagctaacagtacagcagggaaaccCTTAACACattgaatattctctcaggatcatttataatttacagtttgaagagagcaatttctggtttgatatttattcttttattagtcttttattattcaacaaaaataacacttggcgtcctatttgctttattgtacaaacgaccggtttcaatagaccggcgaaatttctcattttattaaagcactaaggttacgacaacttcgagttaaactgatttcacgggttgtcaaagagtctagcgattccctttccccaggtgagcgccgactcatttcgcgtcaatatttaggaatgctctcgatctctttacgctttcattgccttttgcCCGACATgatttgcacggcgtttagtcatgcgaaacctccaagAAACATCCaagcagcgcgcgaggtaactttatcccgattctaaaaataactcgagacgaattacctatggaatagggtgtgtatgggggatgccttctctgtctcCTTTATCCTTTCTTGACgtgaaacaatgtcgcaacaatccTTCGCTCGCGAGCTTgccgatgttttcgaaaagaacgaaaagaaaaataaaacaacgtccgTGTACAGGCTAgagtctgctcaaaattaaaaacaagctgaaaatcggttgtttttacaaataaagtcgggaagaattctcgatactCGGCTGTTTTGTAGGCGTTTTTgatgaaacaattattccactcgcacttgttagatatgagatgattatagccaactcggcgctacgcgcactcgtggaataattgttaaatgacCCATCGATCAACCTCGAGCAGTTTCCTTTAAACCATTCTTTGTTAAAATTGCGACCCAGAATTGCTAGCAAATCAGTTTTGCGACAGATTGCAATCTTGGACATAAGTGAACAACGGAGCTGGTTTTAGAAAAGTAACTATTTagtaaacagcttttaaacaatAATCTGAAAGGAAGCTAACATGCTGTCAGCTTTTGGATGGGGATACAGGTATTGAAATATCAAATTTGAAAACTGCCAATCCATACTTGTCCGCACGGTATGGGAGTCTGTTGTGTAACCATTCTGGCTCATGTTTAAAATTAGCTGTTGGTTACTTATTTAAGCTTTGGTATGAATGGGGTATATGGGCGTGATTTCAATCCAGTGCAATCCTGGCGcaagttttattttaatagcgtttcggatgaatttttagttttataaTGAAGGACCAGAATTTTTGTACGAAGACTGGTTTGATTtaatttttacccttttttggCATATTTTCTACCATATTAATAATGTTAACCAAAATTGGGCGATCCAAGATAGCCCATGGGGAGAATCTTGTGTGCCGCTCGCGAAAATGTTACCGCGGAGGTTTCTTACAAGAATAGGGCTTTACTGACAAACCATGAGGCTAATATGGCTCGAATTCGGCTGCGTTCttttttatttgcgtttttaTGAACCGAGACCGTGTTGAGGTCCATAAAAACGTGGAAAAGAACCAGCCCAGTATCCAGTCATATTGACCGAACATTTGGTAAATAAAAGATTTATTACATGCCCAAAACGGAAATTGTTTCTCGTGAGAAGGGGCACAGACCacaggattcgcttcatcttgaCGGGTCGTAAAACGGCCAGTCATATAGTTTAGCCTCTTCACACTGGCTCGCTAGTAGAACCGAGATGGCCGCCATTGACCATCATCACTACGAAATGTTTAGAGGAATCTCGCCATATCACGTCATTAATACCTTAGCGTGGTtatttattacattatttaAGGTCTTCATAGCCtaaatattctcaaaactgTATGTGGAGGCCGGGAGAGGAGGTTGGATGTGGTTGTTCCCAAAGCCAAGACCACCAAATTGAATAGTCTTACCAACTTTTGGAGTAGAATGTGACCAAGATGACATGTGAAAATGGTCTGTTAATTTACGATATATGACtatcattttcttcttttatctgtTTAGAGAACCTTTCACTACGATTCCACATTGTGGACCGACACGAGGGACTATCATTCTTCTTCAGGGAATATCCTGTTTGATCATCAAGAGACAAAATTACCCACCTACTGGAGCACACCATTTTCTAAGATCTGTCTCGCTATGAAGATCGACAGCCAAGTTAAATCGATCGTCATCTACAGACAGGCAAACTCCTTGTACTCCTTGATCGCTGACGGAGAATATCGTTCGACCTCATTGGGTCGTAACACGTGGAAAAAGCTGATTGGCAAACAGGCTTCGCTGCAGAAAAATTGTAACCGAGAGGGTTTCAATTCTGTGACATCATCAAGCAGGGCAAGAATTGGCATCATTAGTAACAACGAAAATGATTGCAAGACGTGCGACTCCAGAATTGGCTTTGGTACCGCAGGGCACCCTGATGATAGCAACACCTGTGGAAACGTAGCAATGTATGGTGGGGACAATGGCAATAAGCACATAAAAGCCATGGGTTACATCTTGGTGCAATGAGAATCAAATAAGCTGGTTCCATTGCAGTTCACGCCGGATGATGATCAAATGGATTTTAGAACGCTTATAGAAATTGTAGACTTACAGGCTTTCTTTAGGCCAGAACGATTTGTAGAAATTCAATTGAATAAATGTATTGCTCAAAACAAACACTTTCTCTCTGTTCTCCTCTGTCGCTTCATCCATGGCCGCACGTACGGCGTACAAtacaataatatatagatttagccagggctaaaagcgaagctctggttaataatacgtgtaaactaaaaaaaattaaatcttgtTATGCTAAacgggggacgacaatgaaaatggcttcaagactaatagatctaattagcaaaaaaacaaattgcacgtgcagcacactttttcttctaattagcaaaaaacaaatttgcacgtgcagcacgcttttttgtctttcccttgccgttgttttgcacgactacaacgctgttttgtacgactaaaacgtcaaacttcctagttacacactatttttatggagaaattgtcgtatgtgcttacccaatattttgtttccagtgttcatgttcgcttttatttttcactgccgctcattttcaccttgctggccgctagcatttctcattttctcaccgccgctttgaatttccatgtttttcatcctacgaattttcaataactcgctctagctctttctctgttatccacgttagtgtacacataaaaaataacgccgaaaaagacacgactttttgcttcctaaaagtccgggcggccatgtgatttccttccaaataaatccttgagttgcatttggcttcccatacctgttgattgagttattttacattggtatgcctgtggtgcggacggacggtcgctcgctcgatcgctcgctcgctcggtgtacggtcacgtgattaccaaattttctgggatgggtagattaccacatttccttagctatggggctccgcccacgcgcgcgcttcgcgcgcgggtggagctccgctaatatttaacaattattcgtcGAAGGCTCAggtaatattgttgaataattattcaacaatatgaggtgaataactgttttagtatattttaatacgaagtgatctcaacagaatcagaaaggaaaccattaaaaaaacgattagtatgattgacgggtgaattcatgcgtgaacacgaagccgtaaacagtggatccgcaaaagttagatctttacagtatcttcaaacatggcaaataatctttttgtatcgatttttgtaagctttagtatcaacggtttaaaagaattactacccaattctgagaagaaaagtagagctttatttatttctctcaactcaccgtgaatgagaaagttttttttgtcgcttcttccaatgctgtcaacagcggctacgatcaaggtgagcgttgttaaTCTGTagtgttctttgccttgttaacttgctagcacataaaattttcgaaaatatttgccttccttttttctccataaattaattTCTATTTATAGGccaaattggtcttgcgagaaaatcccgaaatcacaaaacagtgacaaagcggcCTCGTACGCgtttttcctctgtagtggtaaacatagcttcgagcgtacaaaaagtcagctgcAGTAAACCACTTTACAATGGGGGACTAGGACGAGTAAGATGGCGGAAGGAGGTGTTTTGTCAGCTCCGTAATTCTTGTTAGCCTGGGAAGAATGTAGCGTCCTAAAAGTAATGTTTGGCGCATAAAATAGTTGTCTAATGTCCAAACAAAACCAAAGATCCTCAAGCTCGTCCTCAACGCAATCCCGGCCGTCTCCAAAACGAAACAAACTCCTCGGAGCGACATCCGAGGGAAATACGGAATCCTGCAGTATGGATAAAACGCCCGACGATCATCCCTTGCTCGAACGAATTATGGAAAAGCTGTCTTACTTGGATAACAGAATAGAGGAACATTTCGGTGGGCTAAAATCCGATATTTCTATTTTAAGACACGAGCTTAAAGAAGAGATCGAAGGGGTTAAAAGCATCTCGACAGGGGTACAGAAAGCACTTGAATCAGCGTGGAATGTCATCGCAGACCTACAAGCAGAATTTAAGTCACACGCAGACCTCAAGGAAACCTACCAATTGAAGTAGTTTGGATAATGTGAAAAGTGAACTGGCTATGACTTCATCAAAGAATTACAAGCTCGAGACCGAAATTGAGCCTTGAAAGTAAGATTTTTGGAGGAGCAGTAGAAAGTAATTGCTCTCGAAAATTATTCCCGGCGGGAAAACCTACGTTTCATTAACCTACCAGAACAAGAAGGTGAAAACTGTGCAAACATCATTAACGATATCATCGAAAACGAGCTAAACATAGATGTTGAGAATCTTCAATTCCATGCTATTCATAGAGTTGGAAAACGGCGTTCGTCGAACGAGACATCGAAAGCTTATCCAAGGCCAATATACATCATTGCACGCTTTCTGTTCAGAGAGGACAGAGGTATGGTACTAAAAGCGAAAGTAAGGCTGCGAATCTCTTCGCAATATGAAAACGTGTATATTACGCAAGACTATGCTAAAGCTATTCAAATGGAGAGAAAAGTTTTAATCAAGGCTATGTTTCTGGCCCTCAAGAAAGGTATGAATGCAAGGGTGGTAGACAGAAACTTGGTGGTAAATAACAATGTTTATAACGTAGATAACATCCCGGATAATCTAAAAGAATCTAGCACCCTTAATTCGAATTCTAGCTGAACGATCTTTCTACGCTTTATTAGTTACACGTACAGGACGCAAACAAACTCGcccagcctcgtacccaggccagttCGTGCTATCCGAGTTACCGGAGGAGGCCTGGAACTAAGTGCGATAACGCgaggcctggaaaaaaatggcaaaaaagtcCCAGATCGACGAGAAAAAGTCCCAAATAATTTCTCGACgaaaatcctttgttttctgcgACGATCACGGAATATTTCGGACTCATGAGATTAATACATCTCTTCCGAGCATCTTTGGACCGTTTCAACTGTTACAACGAAATGTGGCGGGcatgttttcccaaaaacaCTGGTAAGTTAAGCATATCGTTTACAGTCTTGTTCGCTACACGAAGTTAagctagaaaaaagtttcttcgTAGTTGGGCTTGGGACGATCACTGTACACTGTACGTACACTAGTATCAAAGGCTTCATTTTCATTGAACAAAATGGGCGTTGATTTCCTAGTTACAGGGCTATAGTGGGCTTATTTTGCCTATGTTGTTCGAATTGTTGGTAGGAAAAAATCACGAGAATCATTTACACGGTttcgcgcgaaaagcaaaaaaaaaaacacttcatgCCATTTTCAGTTGTTTGAATATGCTTTTTGCTCTTTGTAATAACCTAGTACCTTGAACTTGTATCTTGCAGCTCCCAGTTCATGCAGAACATTCTAATAGTCTATTTTGAAAATAGCACCAGTAACTCATGTAATATTCGGGTGTCTTAGTTTTACCTGATTTTTAATGATATGACTGTCATTCAGTCCTTtataatatttagatttagccagggctaaaagcgaggctcccattaatgtATTCAAGTTATAATttgaatcaaacaataaacttgtattccacaattcagttaactttagagcacagaGCACATTCATCTGACTTTTAAGGGAAAGGCTAattgattttagagaaaaataatttgcaaacagcccaagagcaaaatcttacatcgagttgatagcctcatatgtacacccaaaaaatagtaatcatcttcgatcacatttttGAGCGCCTGTCTGTAAAAATCagacaaattcaaaatttcgcggcaagggtggaaaattcgatttctttcatattttaatgttacATAGGCTAGGGTATTACTAAAATCACTGTGTAGTTCTTTCggtgaaatatccttttatttcagagataaatgcaaataagcaaaatccgttaaaatcgtcATTTGAGGCGCTCAATTATTACATGGGTTTGAAAGCCTTGCGTGCAAAAACCGATTACTCTACcgtctttaaaacatcacagccttcttttacaacttctaaatatctgttaaaatgatttggggagatagtgctctgttctttgtatacaatataatttaatttcgaaggcatacaatttacttcagtaaaagtaatgcgtgaaaaaacgtaattttcacCATGTGCGAAACCTTCAAATTGATTGAGCTGCTGGTGGTTGAATGTTAGAAGGATGGTCTACAGATTCCCGTAAAAAtgtctttgggcaaatgattaatagcgacgcgagagctttacaaaatctgttaaaaatgcagATATTTGACCTTCCGTGGCCGAACTTTGAAGTTGCGAGTCGGACAAAATTTCGTCCCGTCACTTGTCTAAACTCGCAGTAGATTATAATAAACGGATAGGAAACCCTTTTTAAATGTTCTTACCTTAAAATCTGCTGTAAAAGACGAGTCAAAAGGCCATTTTAGCCCGATTATTGAGTCGTTTGATCTTTGTCTTGTAACGTGTAATTGTACACCGCGCAACTGTCAACGTATTCACAAAACAAGTACAATTATTTGATCAACTTTCGGGGCTTTTCATTACGACTTCATCTTTTCGACGGCTCAATCATTTGTTAAACATTGCTTAGAATGTAGTATCTGAAAATATTACCGCGCAGATACTACATCTGGCTGCTACAACAGAATGACACAGAAATGCCGGTGCTCACATCTTGAATTGCAGGCAGCCGTTTGTAAGTCACGCAATCCAATTTAGCGGGGTGGAGAAGGGTGAAGTAGCAAACAGCCACAACGAGAACAACAGCAATAATTAAGGCTGATCACTATACTGGATAACTTTTCGTG containing:
- the LOC140942524 gene encoding uncharacterized skeletal organic matrix protein 5-like, which codes for MEAAELGTCGGGGWTLVMKIDGKKRTFHYDSTLWTDTRDYHSSSGNILFDHQETKLPTYWSTPFSKICLAMKIDSQVKSIVIYRQANSLYSLIADGEYRSTSLGRNTWKKLIGKQASLQKNCNREGFNSVTSSSRARIGIISNNENDCKTCDSRIGFGTAGHPDDSNTCGNVAMYGGDNGNKHIKAMGYILVQ